One stretch of Bombina bombina isolate aBomBom1 chromosome 7, aBomBom1.pri, whole genome shotgun sequence DNA includes these proteins:
- the GNG3 gene encoding guanine nucleotide-binding protein G(I)/G(S)/G(O) subunit gamma-3 yields the protein MKGDTPVNSTLSVGQARKMVEQLKIEASMCRIKVSKAAADLMTFCDAHACEDPLITPVPTSENPFREKKFFCALL from the exons ATGAAAGGGGACACCCCAGTAAACAGCACCCTAAGTGTGGGACAAGCCAGGAAAATGGTGGAGCAACTAAAGATCGAAGCCTCCATGTGTCGCATCAAG GTCTCCAAGGCAGCTGCAGATTTAATGACGTTCTGCGACGCTCACGCCTGCGAGGATCCTCTCATTACTCCAGTCCCAACTTCTGAAAATCCATTCAGAGAGAAAAAGTTTTTCTGTGCTCTTCTCTGA